A DNA window from Macaca fascicularis isolate 582-1 chromosome 18, T2T-MFA8v1.1 contains the following coding sequences:
- the LOC101865518 gene encoding methyl-CpG-binding domain protein 1 isoform X6: MAEDWLDCPALGPGWKRREVFRKSGATCGRSDTYYQSPTGDRIRSKVELTRYLGPACDLTLFDFKQGILCYPAPKAHPVAVASKKRKKPSKPAKTRKRQVGPQSGEVRKEAPRDETKADTDTAPASFPAPGCCENCGISFSGDGTQRQRLKTLCKDCRAQRIAFNREQRMFKRVGCGECAACQVTEDCGACSTCLLQLPHDVASGLFCKCERRRCLRIVERSRGCGVCRGCQTQEDCGRCPICLRPPRPGLRRQWKCVQRRCLRHLAHRLRRRHQRCQRRTPLAVAPPTGKHARRKGGCDSKMAARRRPGAQPLPPPSPSQSPEPTEPHPRALAPSPPAEFIYYCVDEDELPYTNRRQNRKCGACAACLRRMDCGRCDFCCDKPKFGGSNQKRQKCRWRQCLQFAMKRLLPSVWSESEDGAGSPPPYHRRKRPSSARRHHLGPTLKPTLATRTAQPDHTQAPTKQEAGGGFVLPPPGTDLVFLREGASSPVQVPGPVAASTEALLQAVDPGLPSVKQEPPDPEEDKEENKDDSASKLAPEEEAGGAGTPVITEIFSLGGTRFRDTAVWLPSLQGRHSGREDGCKLWETEDTVEPTSTSWNPRGWPGTHVSLSPPPASMMWVSCRRSWCPSSQS, translated from the exons ATGGCTGAGGACTGGCTGGACTGCCCGGCCCTGGGCCCTGGCTGGAAGCGCCGTGAAGTCTTTCGCAAGTCAGGGGCCACCTGTGGACGCTCAGACACCTATTACCAGAG CCCCACAGGAGACAGGATCCGAAGCAAAGTTGAGCTGACTCGATACCTGGGCCCTGCGTGTGATCTCACCCTCTTCGACTTCAAACAAGGCATCTTGTGCTATCCAGCCCCCAAG GCCCATCCTGTGGCTGTTGCCAGCAAGAAGCGAAAGAAGCCTTCAAAGCCAGCCAAGACTCGGAAACGTCAGGTTGGACCCCAGAGTGGTGAGGTCAGGAAGGAGGCCCCAAGGGACGAGACCAAGGCTGACACTGACACAGCCCCAGCTTCATTCCCTGCTCCTGG ATGCTGTGAGAACTGTGGAATCAGCTTCTCAGGGGATGGCACCCAAAGGCAGCGGCTCAAAACATTGTGCAAAGACTGTCGAG CACAGAGAATTGCCTTCAACCGAGAACAGAGAATGTTTAAG CGTGTGGGCTGTGGGGAGTGTGCAGCCTGCCAGGTAACAGAAGACTGTGGGGCCTGCTCCACGTGCCTCCTGCAGCTGCCCCATGATGTGGCATCGGGGCTGTTCTGCAAGTGTGAACGGAGACGCTGCCTCCGGATTGTGGAAAGG AGCCGAGGGTGTGGAGTATGCCGGGGCTGTCAGACCCAAGAGGACTGTGGCCGTTGTCCCATCTGCCTTCGCCCTCCCCGCCCTGGTCTCAGGCGCCAGTGGAAATGTGTCCAGCGACGTTGCCTACGG CACCTTGCTCACCGCCTGCGTCGCCGTCATCAGAGATGTCAGCGACGCACTCCCCTGGCTGTGGCTCCCCCAACT GGTAAACATGCCCGCCGCAAGGGAGGCTGTGACTCCAAGATGGCTGCCAGGAGGCGCCCCGGAGCCCAGCCACTGCCTCCACCTTCCCCATCACAGTCCCCAGAGCCCACAGAGCCG CACCCCAGAGCCCTGGCCCCCTCGCCACCTGCCGAATTCATCTATTACTGTGTAGACGAGGACGAGCTA CCCTACACGAACCGCCGGCAGAACCGCAAGTGCGGGGCCTGTGCAGCCTGCCTACGGCGGATGGACTGTGGCCGCTGCGACTTCTGCTGCGACAAGCCCAAATTCGGGGGCAGCAACCAGAAGCGCCAGAAGTGTCGTTGGCGCCAATGCCTGCAGTTTGCCATG AAGCGGCTGCTGCCCAGTGTCTGGTCAGAGTCTGAGGATGGGGCAGGATCGCCCCCACCTTACCATCGTCGAAAGAGGCCCAGCTCTGCCCGACGTCACCATCTTGGGCCTACCTTGAAGCCCACCTTGGCTACACGCACAGCCCAACCAGACCATACCCAGGCTCCAACGAAGCAGGAAGCAGGTGGTGGCTTTGTGCTGCCTCCGCCTGGCACTGACCTTGTGTTTTTACGGGAGGGCGCAAGCAGTCCTGTGCAGGTGCCAGGCCCTGTTGCAGCTTCCACAGAAGCCCTGTTGCAG GCAGTAGACCCAGGCCTGCCATCTGTGAAGCAAGAGCCACCTGACCCTGAGGAGGACAAGGAGGAGAACAAGGATGACTCTGCCTCCAAATTGGCCCCAGAAGAAGAGGCAGGAGGGGCTGGCACACCCGTG ATCACGGAGATTTTCAGCCTGGGTGGAACCCGCTTCAGAGATACAGCGGTCTGGTTGCCAAG TCTGCAGGGCAGGCACTCGGGAAGGGAAGATGGATGTAAACTGTGGGAGACCGAGGACACAGTGGAGCCCACGAGCACGAGCTGGAACCCACGAGGATGGCCTGGAACCCATGTCAGTCTCTCACCACCTCCAGCTTCGATGATGTGGGTGTCCTGCAGAAGAAGCTGGTGCCCttcctcacagagttaa
- the LOC101865518 gene encoding methyl-CpG-binding domain protein 1 isoform X34, translating into MAEDWLDCPALGPGWKRREVFRKSGATCGRSDTYYQSPTGDRIRSKVELTRYLGPACDLTLFDFKQGILCYPAPKAHPVAVASKKRKKPSKPAKTRKRQVGPQSGEVRKEAPRDETKADTDTAPASFPAPGCCENCGISFSGDGTQRQRLKTLCKDCRAQRIAFNREQRMFKRVGCGECAACQVTEDCGACSTCLLQLPHDVASGLFCKCERRRCLRIVERSRGCGVCRGCQTQEDCGRCPICLRPPRPGLRRQWKCVQRRCLRHLAHRLRRRHQRCQRRTPLAVAPPTGKHARRKGGCDSKMAARRRPGAQPLPPPSPSQSPEPTEPHPRALAPSPPAEFIYYCVDEDELKRLLPSVWSESEDGAGSPPPYHRRKRPSSARRHHLGPTLKPTLATRTAQPDHTQAPTKQEAGGGFVLPPPGTDLVFLREGASSPVQVPGPVAASTEALLQAVDPGLPSVKQEPPDPEEDKEENKDDSASKLAPEEEAGGAGTPVITEIFSLGGTRFRDTAVWLPRSKDLKKPGARKQ; encoded by the exons ATGGCTGAGGACTGGCTGGACTGCCCGGCCCTGGGCCCTGGCTGGAAGCGCCGTGAAGTCTTTCGCAAGTCAGGGGCCACCTGTGGACGCTCAGACACCTATTACCAGAG CCCCACAGGAGACAGGATCCGAAGCAAAGTTGAGCTGACTCGATACCTGGGCCCTGCGTGTGATCTCACCCTCTTCGACTTCAAACAAGGCATCTTGTGCTATCCAGCCCCCAAG GCCCATCCTGTGGCTGTTGCCAGCAAGAAGCGAAAGAAGCCTTCAAAGCCAGCCAAGACTCGGAAACGTCAGGTTGGACCCCAGAGTGGTGAGGTCAGGAAGGAGGCCCCAAGGGACGAGACCAAGGCTGACACTGACACAGCCCCAGCTTCATTCCCTGCTCCTGG ATGCTGTGAGAACTGTGGAATCAGCTTCTCAGGGGATGGCACCCAAAGGCAGCGGCTCAAAACATTGTGCAAAGACTGTCGAG CACAGAGAATTGCCTTCAACCGAGAACAGAGAATGTTTAAG CGTGTGGGCTGTGGGGAGTGTGCAGCCTGCCAGGTAACAGAAGACTGTGGGGCCTGCTCCACGTGCCTCCTGCAGCTGCCCCATGATGTGGCATCGGGGCTGTTCTGCAAGTGTGAACGGAGACGCTGCCTCCGGATTGTGGAAAGG AGCCGAGGGTGTGGAGTATGCCGGGGCTGTCAGACCCAAGAGGACTGTGGCCGTTGTCCCATCTGCCTTCGCCCTCCCCGCCCTGGTCTCAGGCGCCAGTGGAAATGTGTCCAGCGACGTTGCCTACGG CACCTTGCTCACCGCCTGCGTCGCCGTCATCAGAGATGTCAGCGACGCACTCCCCTGGCTGTGGCTCCCCCAACT GGTAAACATGCCCGCCGCAAGGGAGGCTGTGACTCCAAGATGGCTGCCAGGAGGCGCCCCGGAGCCCAGCCACTGCCTCCACCTTCCCCATCACAGTCCCCAGAGCCCACAGAGCCG CACCCCAGAGCCCTGGCCCCCTCGCCACCTGCCGAATTCATCTATTACTGTGTAGACGAGGACGAGCTA AAGCGGCTGCTGCCCAGTGTCTGGTCAGAGTCTGAGGATGGGGCAGGATCGCCCCCACCTTACCATCGTCGAAAGAGGCCCAGCTCTGCCCGACGTCACCATCTTGGGCCTACCTTGAAGCCCACCTTGGCTACACGCACAGCCCAACCAGACCATACCCAGGCTCCAACGAAGCAGGAAGCAGGTGGTGGCTTTGTGCTGCCTCCGCCTGGCACTGACCTTGTGTTTTTACGGGAGGGCGCAAGCAGTCCTGTGCAGGTGCCAGGCCCTGTTGCAGCTTCCACAGAAGCCCTGTTGCAG GCAGTAGACCCAGGCCTGCCATCTGTGAAGCAAGAGCCACCTGACCCTGAGGAGGACAAGGAGGAGAACAAGGATGACTCTGCCTCCAAATTGGCCCCAGAAGAAGAGGCAGGAGGGGCTGGCACACCCGTG ATCACGGAGATTTTCAGCCTGGGTGGAACCCGCTTCAGAGATACAGCGGTCTGGTTGCCAAG GTCCAAAGACCTTAAAAAACCTGGAGCTAGAAAGCAGTAG
- the LOC101865518 gene encoding methyl-CpG-binding domain protein 1 isoform X11, translating to MAEDWLDCPALGPGWKRREVFRKSGATCGRSDTYYQSPTGDRIRSKVELTRYLGPACDLTLFDFKQGILCYPAPKAHPVAVASKKRKKPSKPAKTRKRQVGPQSGEVRKEAPRDETKADTDTAPASFPAPGCCENCGISFSGDGTQRQRLKTLCKDCRAQRIAFNREQRMFKRVGCGECAACQVTEDCGACSTCLLQLPHDVASGLFCKCERRRCLRIVERSRGCGVCRGCQTQEDCGRCPICLRPPRPGLRRQWKCVQRRCLRHLAHRLRRRHQRCQRRTPLAVAPPTGKHARRKGGCDSKMAARRRPGAQPLPPPSPSQSPEPTEPHPRALAPSPPAEFIYYCVDEDELKRLLPSVWSESEDGAGSPPPYHRRKRPSSARRHHLGPTLKPTLATRTAQPDHTQAPTKQEAGGGFVLPPPGTDLVFLREGASSPVQVPGPVAASTEALLQEAQCSGLSWVVALPQVKQEKADTQDEWTPGTAVLTSPVLVPGCPSKAVDPGLPSVKQEPPDPEEDKEENKDDSASKLAPEEEAGGAGTPVITEIFSLGGTRFRDTAVWLPSLQGRHSGREDGCKLWETEDTVEPTSTSWNPRGWPGTHVSLSPPPASMMWVSCRRSWCPSSQS from the exons ATGGCTGAGGACTGGCTGGACTGCCCGGCCCTGGGCCCTGGCTGGAAGCGCCGTGAAGTCTTTCGCAAGTCAGGGGCCACCTGTGGACGCTCAGACACCTATTACCAGAG CCCCACAGGAGACAGGATCCGAAGCAAAGTTGAGCTGACTCGATACCTGGGCCCTGCGTGTGATCTCACCCTCTTCGACTTCAAACAAGGCATCTTGTGCTATCCAGCCCCCAAG GCCCATCCTGTGGCTGTTGCCAGCAAGAAGCGAAAGAAGCCTTCAAAGCCAGCCAAGACTCGGAAACGTCAGGTTGGACCCCAGAGTGGTGAGGTCAGGAAGGAGGCCCCAAGGGACGAGACCAAGGCTGACACTGACACAGCCCCAGCTTCATTCCCTGCTCCTGG ATGCTGTGAGAACTGTGGAATCAGCTTCTCAGGGGATGGCACCCAAAGGCAGCGGCTCAAAACATTGTGCAAAGACTGTCGAG CACAGAGAATTGCCTTCAACCGAGAACAGAGAATGTTTAAG CGTGTGGGCTGTGGGGAGTGTGCAGCCTGCCAGGTAACAGAAGACTGTGGGGCCTGCTCCACGTGCCTCCTGCAGCTGCCCCATGATGTGGCATCGGGGCTGTTCTGCAAGTGTGAACGGAGACGCTGCCTCCGGATTGTGGAAAGG AGCCGAGGGTGTGGAGTATGCCGGGGCTGTCAGACCCAAGAGGACTGTGGCCGTTGTCCCATCTGCCTTCGCCCTCCCCGCCCTGGTCTCAGGCGCCAGTGGAAATGTGTCCAGCGACGTTGCCTACGG CACCTTGCTCACCGCCTGCGTCGCCGTCATCAGAGATGTCAGCGACGCACTCCCCTGGCTGTGGCTCCCCCAACT GGTAAACATGCCCGCCGCAAGGGAGGCTGTGACTCCAAGATGGCTGCCAGGAGGCGCCCCGGAGCCCAGCCACTGCCTCCACCTTCCCCATCACAGTCCCCAGAGCCCACAGAGCCG CACCCCAGAGCCCTGGCCCCCTCGCCACCTGCCGAATTCATCTATTACTGTGTAGACGAGGACGAGCTA AAGCGGCTGCTGCCCAGTGTCTGGTCAGAGTCTGAGGATGGGGCAGGATCGCCCCCACCTTACCATCGTCGAAAGAGGCCCAGCTCTGCCCGACGTCACCATCTTGGGCCTACCTTGAAGCCCACCTTGGCTACACGCACAGCCCAACCAGACCATACCCAGGCTCCAACGAAGCAGGAAGCAGGTGGTGGCTTTGTGCTGCCTCCGCCTGGCACTGACCTTGTGTTTTTACGGGAGGGCGCAAGCAGTCCTGTGCAGGTGCCAGGCCCTGTTGCAGCTTCCACAGAAGCCCTGTTGCAG GAGGCCCAGTGCTCTGGCCTGAGTTGGGTTGTGGCCTTACCCCAGGTGAAGCAAGAGAAGGCGGATACCCAGGACGAGTGGACACCAGGCACAGCTGTCCTGACTTCTCCCGTATTGGTGCCTGGCTGCCCTAGCAAG GCAGTAGACCCAGGCCTGCCATCTGTGAAGCAAGAGCCACCTGACCCTGAGGAGGACAAGGAGGAGAACAAGGATGACTCTGCCTCCAAATTGGCCCCAGAAGAAGAGGCAGGAGGGGCTGGCACACCCGTG ATCACGGAGATTTTCAGCCTGGGTGGAACCCGCTTCAGAGATACAGCGGTCTGGTTGCCAAG TCTGCAGGGCAGGCACTCGGGAAGGGAAGATGGATGTAAACTGTGGGAGACCGAGGACACAGTGGAGCCCACGAGCACGAGCTGGAACCCACGAGGATGGCCTGGAACCCATGTCAGTCTCTCACCACCTCCAGCTTCGATGATGTGGGTGTCCTGCAGAAGAAGCTGGTGCCCttcctcacagagttaa
- the LOC101865518 gene encoding methyl-CpG-binding domain protein 1 isoform X5, whose amino-acid sequence MAEDWLDCPALGPGWKRREVFRKSGATCGRSDTYYQSPTGDRIRSKVELTRYLGPACDLTLFDFKQGILCYPAPKAHPVAVASKKRKKPSKPAKTRKRQVGPQSGEVRKEAPRDETKADTDTAPASFPAPGCCENCGISFSGDGTQRQRLKTLCKDCRAQRIAFNREQRMFKRVGCGECAACQVTEDCGACSTCLLQLPHDVASGLFCKCERRRCLRIVERSRGCGVCRGCQTQEDCGRCPICLRPPRPGLRRQWKCVQRRCLRHLAHRLRRRHQRCQRRTPLAVAPPTGKHARRKGGCDSKMAARRRPGAQPLPPPSPSQSPEPTEPHPRALAPSPPAEFIYYCVDEDELQPYTNRRQNRKCGACAACLRRMDCGRCDFCCDKPKFGGSNQKRQKCRWRQCLQFAMKRLLPSVWSESEDGAGSPPPYHRRKRPSSARRHHLGPTLKPTLATRTAQPDHTQAPTKQEAGGGFVLPPPGTDLVFLREGASSPVQVPGPVAASTEALLQAVDPGLPSVKQEPPDPEEDKEENKDDSASKLAPEEEAGGAGTPVITEIFSLGGTRFRDTAVWLPSLQGRHSGREDGCKLWETEDTVEPTSTSWNPRGWPGTHVSLSPPPASMMWVSCRRSWCPSSQS is encoded by the exons ATGGCTGAGGACTGGCTGGACTGCCCGGCCCTGGGCCCTGGCTGGAAGCGCCGTGAAGTCTTTCGCAAGTCAGGGGCCACCTGTGGACGCTCAGACACCTATTACCAGAG CCCCACAGGAGACAGGATCCGAAGCAAAGTTGAGCTGACTCGATACCTGGGCCCTGCGTGTGATCTCACCCTCTTCGACTTCAAACAAGGCATCTTGTGCTATCCAGCCCCCAAG GCCCATCCTGTGGCTGTTGCCAGCAAGAAGCGAAAGAAGCCTTCAAAGCCAGCCAAGACTCGGAAACGTCAGGTTGGACCCCAGAGTGGTGAGGTCAGGAAGGAGGCCCCAAGGGACGAGACCAAGGCTGACACTGACACAGCCCCAGCTTCATTCCCTGCTCCTGG ATGCTGTGAGAACTGTGGAATCAGCTTCTCAGGGGATGGCACCCAAAGGCAGCGGCTCAAAACATTGTGCAAAGACTGTCGAG CACAGAGAATTGCCTTCAACCGAGAACAGAGAATGTTTAAG CGTGTGGGCTGTGGGGAGTGTGCAGCCTGCCAGGTAACAGAAGACTGTGGGGCCTGCTCCACGTGCCTCCTGCAGCTGCCCCATGATGTGGCATCGGGGCTGTTCTGCAAGTGTGAACGGAGACGCTGCCTCCGGATTGTGGAAAGG AGCCGAGGGTGTGGAGTATGCCGGGGCTGTCAGACCCAAGAGGACTGTGGCCGTTGTCCCATCTGCCTTCGCCCTCCCCGCCCTGGTCTCAGGCGCCAGTGGAAATGTGTCCAGCGACGTTGCCTACGG CACCTTGCTCACCGCCTGCGTCGCCGTCATCAGAGATGTCAGCGACGCACTCCCCTGGCTGTGGCTCCCCCAACT GGTAAACATGCCCGCCGCAAGGGAGGCTGTGACTCCAAGATGGCTGCCAGGAGGCGCCCCGGAGCCCAGCCACTGCCTCCACCTTCCCCATCACAGTCCCCAGAGCCCACAGAGCCG CACCCCAGAGCCCTGGCCCCCTCGCCACCTGCCGAATTCATCTATTACTGTGTAGACGAGGACGAGCTA CAGCCCTACACGAACCGCCGGCAGAACCGCAAGTGCGGGGCCTGTGCAGCCTGCCTACGGCGGATGGACTGTGGCCGCTGCGACTTCTGCTGCGACAAGCCCAAATTCGGGGGCAGCAACCAGAAGCGCCAGAAGTGTCGTTGGCGCCAATGCCTGCAGTTTGCCATG AAGCGGCTGCTGCCCAGTGTCTGGTCAGAGTCTGAGGATGGGGCAGGATCGCCCCCACCTTACCATCGTCGAAAGAGGCCCAGCTCTGCCCGACGTCACCATCTTGGGCCTACCTTGAAGCCCACCTTGGCTACACGCACAGCCCAACCAGACCATACCCAGGCTCCAACGAAGCAGGAAGCAGGTGGTGGCTTTGTGCTGCCTCCGCCTGGCACTGACCTTGTGTTTTTACGGGAGGGCGCAAGCAGTCCTGTGCAGGTGCCAGGCCCTGTTGCAGCTTCCACAGAAGCCCTGTTGCAG GCAGTAGACCCAGGCCTGCCATCTGTGAAGCAAGAGCCACCTGACCCTGAGGAGGACAAGGAGGAGAACAAGGATGACTCTGCCTCCAAATTGGCCCCAGAAGAAGAGGCAGGAGGGGCTGGCACACCCGTG ATCACGGAGATTTTCAGCCTGGGTGGAACCCGCTTCAGAGATACAGCGGTCTGGTTGCCAAG TCTGCAGGGCAGGCACTCGGGAAGGGAAGATGGATGTAAACTGTGGGAGACCGAGGACACAGTGGAGCCCACGAGCACGAGCTGGAACCCACGAGGATGGCCTGGAACCCATGTCAGTCTCTCACCACCTCCAGCTTCGATGATGTGGGTGTCCTGCAGAAGAAGCTGGTGCCCttcctcacagagttaa
- the LOC101865518 gene encoding methyl-CpG-binding domain protein 1 isoform X23, which yields MAEDWLDCPALGPGWKRREVFRKSGATCGRSDTYYQSPTGDRIRSKVELTRYLGPACDLTLFDFKQGILCYPAPKAHPVAVASKKRKKPSKPAKTRKRQVGPQSGEVRKEAPRDETKADTDTAPASFPAPGCCENCGISFSGDGTQRQRLKTLCKDCRAQRIAFNREQRMFKRVGCGECAACQVTEDCGACSTCLLQLPHDVASGLFCKCERRRCLRIVERSRGCGVCRGCQTQEDCGRCPICLRPPRPGLRRQWKCVQRRCLRHLAHRLRRRHQRCQRRTPLAVAPPTGKHARRKGGCDSKMAARRRPGAQPLPPPSPSQSPEPTEPHPRALAPSPPAEFIYYCVDEDELKRLLPSVWSESEDGAGSPPPYHRRKRPSSARRHHLGPTLKPTLATRTAQPDHTQAPTKQEAGGGFVLPPPGTDLVFLREGASSPVQVPGPVAASTEALLQAVDPGLPSVKQEPPDPEEDKEENKDDSASKLAPEEEAGGAGTPVITEIFSLGGTRFRDTAVWLPSLQGRHSGREDGCKLWETEDTVEPTSTSWNPRGWPGTHVSLSPPPASMMWVSCRRSWCPSSQS from the exons ATGGCTGAGGACTGGCTGGACTGCCCGGCCCTGGGCCCTGGCTGGAAGCGCCGTGAAGTCTTTCGCAAGTCAGGGGCCACCTGTGGACGCTCAGACACCTATTACCAGAG CCCCACAGGAGACAGGATCCGAAGCAAAGTTGAGCTGACTCGATACCTGGGCCCTGCGTGTGATCTCACCCTCTTCGACTTCAAACAAGGCATCTTGTGCTATCCAGCCCCCAAG GCCCATCCTGTGGCTGTTGCCAGCAAGAAGCGAAAGAAGCCTTCAAAGCCAGCCAAGACTCGGAAACGTCAGGTTGGACCCCAGAGTGGTGAGGTCAGGAAGGAGGCCCCAAGGGACGAGACCAAGGCTGACACTGACACAGCCCCAGCTTCATTCCCTGCTCCTGG ATGCTGTGAGAACTGTGGAATCAGCTTCTCAGGGGATGGCACCCAAAGGCAGCGGCTCAAAACATTGTGCAAAGACTGTCGAG CACAGAGAATTGCCTTCAACCGAGAACAGAGAATGTTTAAG CGTGTGGGCTGTGGGGAGTGTGCAGCCTGCCAGGTAACAGAAGACTGTGGGGCCTGCTCCACGTGCCTCCTGCAGCTGCCCCATGATGTGGCATCGGGGCTGTTCTGCAAGTGTGAACGGAGACGCTGCCTCCGGATTGTGGAAAGG AGCCGAGGGTGTGGAGTATGCCGGGGCTGTCAGACCCAAGAGGACTGTGGCCGTTGTCCCATCTGCCTTCGCCCTCCCCGCCCTGGTCTCAGGCGCCAGTGGAAATGTGTCCAGCGACGTTGCCTACGG CACCTTGCTCACCGCCTGCGTCGCCGTCATCAGAGATGTCAGCGACGCACTCCCCTGGCTGTGGCTCCCCCAACT GGTAAACATGCCCGCCGCAAGGGAGGCTGTGACTCCAAGATGGCTGCCAGGAGGCGCCCCGGAGCCCAGCCACTGCCTCCACCTTCCCCATCACAGTCCCCAGAGCCCACAGAGCCG CACCCCAGAGCCCTGGCCCCCTCGCCACCTGCCGAATTCATCTATTACTGTGTAGACGAGGACGAGCTA AAGCGGCTGCTGCCCAGTGTCTGGTCAGAGTCTGAGGATGGGGCAGGATCGCCCCCACCTTACCATCGTCGAAAGAGGCCCAGCTCTGCCCGACGTCACCATCTTGGGCCTACCTTGAAGCCCACCTTGGCTACACGCACAGCCCAACCAGACCATACCCAGGCTCCAACGAAGCAGGAAGCAGGTGGTGGCTTTGTGCTGCCTCCGCCTGGCACTGACCTTGTGTTTTTACGGGAGGGCGCAAGCAGTCCTGTGCAGGTGCCAGGCCCTGTTGCAGCTTCCACAGAAGCCCTGTTGCAG GCAGTAGACCCAGGCCTGCCATCTGTGAAGCAAGAGCCACCTGACCCTGAGGAGGACAAGGAGGAGAACAAGGATGACTCTGCCTCCAAATTGGCCCCAGAAGAAGAGGCAGGAGGGGCTGGCACACCCGTG ATCACGGAGATTTTCAGCCTGGGTGGAACCCGCTTCAGAGATACAGCGGTCTGGTTGCCAAG TCTGCAGGGCAGGCACTCGGGAAGGGAAGATGGATGTAAACTGTGGGAGACCGAGGACACAGTGGAGCCCACGAGCACGAGCTGGAACCCACGAGGATGGCCTGGAACCCATGTCAGTCTCTCACCACCTCCAGCTTCGATGATGTGGGTGTCCTGCAGAAGAAGCTGGTGCCCttcctcacagagttaa